The Chryseobacterium glaciei DNA window TTCACTTTTACAAAGTAAAAAATTGACACTAGAAAATGAACATCTTATTTAAAAAGGATACTTGGCAGGAAATTTATTATTCATTGAAGAATAATAAGCTTCGAACATTCCTTACCATGATTGGTGTGGGATGGGGGATGTTTCTATACGTGAGTCTGCTGGGAGCAGCAAAAGGAATGGAGAACGGCTTTGATAAAGTATTCTCAGGATTTGCAACGAATTCTATTTTCCTTTGGGCGCAAAACACGAATATTCCTTATGAAGGTTTCCCGAAAGGAAGACAAGTACATCTTAATCTTCCGGATATCCAGATGCTTAAAAATAAAATTTCGGAAATTGATTATATCTCTCCACAAAATGCAAGAGGTAGTTTTACAGGAACACCGGGAGAATCAATGTCGAGAAATGGAAAAAATGCAACCTATTCTCTTACCGGAGATTATCCGATAGGAAATAAAATCTCTGAGAAAAAACTGATTTTTGGAAGATACCTTAATGATGCAGATATTTCAGGAAATAAAAATGTAGTAGTAATTGGAGAAGAGGTTTACAAGAACTTTTTCGATTCTAAAAAGAATGAAAATCCTATTGGAAAATCAATCAATGTTAAAGGTATTTTCTTCAATGTAATTGGAGTTTTCAGAGTGAAAAAAGGGGGTGGATTTGAGAATGACCAAACTGTTTTTATCCCTCTTTCTACTTATACGAAAATGTACAATGCAGGAGACAATATCGATATGTTTGCGATTGTTAGTAAACCTAATGCAAACGTAAATGAGGTGGAAGAACAAGTAAAACTGGCTTTAAAGGCTAAAAATAAAGTTTCACCTGAAGATACAAATGCTTTTGGAAGTTTTAACCTTGGAAAAGAATTTAAAAAACTGACAGGTTTCTTAACCGGAATGCAGTTATTAACCATAATTGTAGGTGCTTTAACTATTCTTGCGGGGGTAATTGCGATTTCAAATATCCTATTAATTACGGTAAAAGAAAGAACAAAAGAAATCGGGATCAGAAGAGCTTTAGGGGCAAAACCTTCGGAAGTAAGAAATCAGATCTTGCTGGAGAGTGTTGTTATTACGCTGTCTTCAGGAATACTCGGTTTTATATTCGGGATTTTTGTCTTAATTATTTTGAATATGGCGACCCAGGGTCAGGATGAATTTCCATTCTATAATCCAACGGTAAACTATGCAAACGTATTTGGAGCGATGGCAGTAATGGTAATTTTAGGATTAATTATTGGGATGATTCCGGCGCAGAGAGCGGTGAAAATTAGACCTATTGAAGCATTAAGATCAGAGTAAGGTTTTTTGAGTTATTAATTATAAGTTTTTACACAGCGTAATCTTTTAATTTTTAAATCATTTAATCTTTTAATAAATAAAAACTATTCAACATTAAAAAATAAACTAGATATATGAAAAAGAAATTCACTTGGAAAAAAGCCATTTATATATTCTTGGGGCTTTTATTTGCAGTGGCATTATTCTCAGGGATTGGCTACCTTGTAAAGTCGAATTCTAAAGAAAGTGAAGCTTTCCTTACCCGTAAACCAACCATTCAGAATATGGATGATAAAGTGATGGCAACAGGAAAAATTGTTCCAAAAGAAGAAATTGAGATCAAGCCGAATATTGCAGGAATCATCGACAAAATTTTAGTAGATGAAGGTGATAAAGTAACTGCTGGACAGTTAATTGCAACGGTAAGAATTATTCCAAGTGTGAGTGATGTGAATAATGCACAGCAGGAGGTTCAAAATTCTCAGCTTCAGATCAGTAATTCTAAAATGAATGTTGAGAATATGCAAAAGCAGTTTGCGATGCAGGAGAGGTTGTTTAAACAAGGAGTTATTTCTAAGCAGGAATATCTTAATTCTCAACAACAATTATATACACAACAGCAGAATCTTAAAAATGCTAACCAACAATTGGTAACGGCTGAGAAAAGATTACTGATTGTAAAGACAGGTGCAACTCCGGAATTACAAGGTTTCGCAACAACTCAGATTCGTTCTAAAGCTGCAGGTACGGTTCTTGAAGTTCCTGTGAAAGTAGGAAGTCAGGTAATTGAAGCGAACTCATTCAATGCCGGAACTACTATTTGTTCTATTGCAGACCTTAGCGCTTTGATTTTCCAAGGGGAAATTGATGAAGCTCAGGCTGGAAAATTAAAGCAAGGAATGGATATGAAAATCGTTATCGGAGCTTTACAGAACAAAACGTTCCCTGGGACGCTGACGATGATCGCTCCAAAAGGAAAAGATACCAACGGAACGATAAAATTCCCTGTTGAAGGTGATGTTCAGAATCCTAATAATGACTACATCAGAGCAGGATTCTCTGCCAATGGAGAAATTGTTCTAAGTTCTCAGAAAAATGCTTTGTTATTGGATGAATCATTGGTTCAATATGAAAAGAAAAATGGTAAAGACGTTCCTTTTGTTGAAGTAAAACAAGCTAACGGAACATTCAAAAAAGTATATGTAAAACTTGGAGCTAGTGACGGAATCAATGTCCAGGTTCTTTCAGGAATTGATAAAAATTCTGACGTGAAAGTTTGGAACCCGTCTGATAAAGACAAAGAAGAGCTTAAAGAAAAGAAAGGCAAGAAATAATAAACTAACTAGATACATTTTATCTGAAGTCCCGAAATTTTTCGGGATTTTTTTTGTTTATATGAAAGCAGTCATTCCGAGGAACGGAGGAATCGCTATATTTCATCGAATAAAAAGAGGGTTAAATTAATTTCAATTGAGAATGTTTTAATGAAACTGATTTTATAATTTTGAACTATTCATAAAAATATTAAGATATGTGTCGATACGCAGGAAAAACATATAAATGTCATTACGTTTGTTTTAAATGTAGAAAATCATTTAAACAAGCTGATTCAGATGATATTTTATTACGGATAAAAAAGGATAAGGTATATCATGAGCTTAATGGGAAATCTATACGAAAAGTAGGTCAGGTTTTTACAAAATCAGAAAGGAATAAATTAGTTGAATTAGTGCATGAAATAGAAAATAGAGATATAAAATGTCCCGAATGTGGAAACTTAATGGCTGATCTGGGTAGAGATTTTAAAGCTCCAAAGAAAACAGCAATTAAAGAATGGAAAATTGTAGAAGGACTTTTTAAATTAGGAAAACGTTTTCATACTTGTGGTTGTGACGGGATAGGTTACATCCCTCAAAATCCAAAAGATTACGAAGTATACTTACAAAAAGCTTTGAAAGAATATCAGGACTCTATTATTTATTATCAAGGTAAAACAGAAGCAGAATATCCTGATAAGATGGAGAGAATTAACTATTGGAACGAAAGAATTTTGAATGTCAAAAGTGAAATGAAATTTCAAAAATTTGACTTGAATTAAACATGTAAAGAACTAGCATTCACACTTAATTAATCACCTAAAACTTCATTAAAGATGAATGATTTTAAGTTGCTTAAAAACAGTTAATTACGAACAATTCGCGCAATATCCTGAAATAAATCCATTAAAGTTAACGGATTGATAACCAACGGGTAATTTCACTTCAATTTCATTGGGAATACATTCAATTTTTCCACAGCTTAAACATCTGAAATGGTAATGATTATGCTTGTGTGCCTTTTCTGAACAGTTGACGCAGAAAGCAAAATAATATTTCCCATCGTCACTTAAAATTTTATGCGCAATTCCATCATCACAGAAGCTGTTTAGTGCTCTGTAAATTGTAGCTCTGTCTACTTTATCTCCCAATTCTTTTAATAAAATATCCTGACTAACCGCTGATTTTGAGTTCTTTAATGAATCAAGAATCAGTTGTTTTGTTTTTGTATTTCTCTTAAGCATATACAAATATATAAAATATTATTGCGAATAAGTCGCATTAATGAAAATTTGTTTTACATTTGCAGAAGTAAGAAGCAACAAGCAATATGAAAAACTTTGACGTAATTATCATTGGAGGAAGCTATTCCGGACTTTCAGCGGGAATGGCTTTAGGCAGATCTTTGAGAAATGTTTTGATCATCGACAGCGGAAAACCTTGTAACAGACAGACTCCACATACCCATAATTTTCTGACTCAAGATGGAAGAACTCCAAAAGAAATAAGCACGATTGCAAGAGAACAGGTAGAAAAATATGATACGATAAAATTTCATGATGGAGTAGTGCTGAAAACTTCCAAAATTGATGATAATTTTGAAGTTGAAACAGACCAAGCAGAAAAATTTACGGCCAAAAAACTAATTATTGCGACTGGTATAAAAGATATACAACCAAATATTCCCGGATTTGCTGAATGCTGGGGAATTTCCGTTCTGCATTGCCCGTATTGTCATGGATATGAAGTTAAAAATGAAACTACCGGAATTTTCGCCAACGGAGATATAGCTTTTGAATTTTCAAAAATGATCTTGAACTGGACAAAAGACTTAACATTATTCACGAACGGAAAATCAAGTTTAAATGAAGAACAAACTCAAAAACTACAAGAGAAAAGCATCAATATTAATGAAACCGAAATTGAAGAAATAATCCATAAAAACGGACAAATTCAAAAATTAATTTTCAAGAACGGACAAGAATTTTTATTAAAAGCTTTATATGCAAAAATCCCATTTCAACAAAATATCAACATATCGGAGGATCTCGGTTGTGAAATGACCGAACAGGGATTTATTAAAGTTGATCCTTTTCAAAAAACAAATATTTACGGACTTTATGCCTGTGGAGATAATGTTACAATGATGCGCTCCGTTTCAAATGCCATTGCTCAAGGAAATTTTGCTGGAGCGATGGTGAATAAAGAATTGGTGGATGAACAGTTTTAATTATATTCTATTTTTTGAATCCTTGTTGTAAATTCAGCAAGGATTTTTTTGTTAAAAGTTGAAAAAATATTTGTCGGTTTTATTTATTATCGTAATATTGCGATATAAAATTATTTATAAAAATGGGTGCTACTAAAACAGACTTTTTTACTGAACAACAAAACCAAATCGCTACCATTGCAAAAGCTTTGGGACATCCTGCCAGAATAGCAATCATAGAATATTTATTGAAAGTTAATGAATGTATCTGTGGAGATATCGTTAATGAATTACCACTTGCCCAACCTACAGTTTCTCAGCATTTGAAAGAACTTAAAAACGCAGGATTAATTAAAGGTAATATTGAAGGAAACACAATTTGCTATTGTATTGATGATAAAGCTTTCGAAATTTTGAATACCTATTTCTCGAATATTATTTCCACGGTGAAAAAGCAAAACTGCTGTTAAAAAATTTTTGACCAAGATTATCGTAATATTGCAATTTAACAATTTAAAATATATAAAAAATGACCTTAGAACAAATTAAAAATATTCTACCATCATTAGAAAACGTAGAATTTCAATTAGAAAATGGACAGTTTGTCCCTGAACATTTCCATGTCACAGAAATCGGAATGGTTACCAAAGACTTTATAGATTGTGGCGGTACCATGAGAAAAGAAGAAAGAGTAAATTTCCAACTTTGGGATGCTGATGATTTTGAACATCGTCTGAAACCGGGAAAGCTTTTGCGTATCATTACACTTTCAGAAGAAAAACTAGGCATCGGAAATTTTGAAATCGAAGTAGAATATCAAGACACAACCATTGGAAAGTATAATCTTGATTTTAATGGAAAGAATTTTATCCTT harbors:
- a CDS encoding ArsR/SmtB family transcription factor — its product is MGATKTDFFTEQQNQIATIAKALGHPARIAIIEYLLKVNECICGDIVNELPLAQPTVSQHLKELKNAGLIKGNIEGNTICYCIDDKAFEILNTYFSNIISTVKKQNCC
- a CDS encoding ABC transporter permease, which translates into the protein MNILFKKDTWQEIYYSLKNNKLRTFLTMIGVGWGMFLYVSLLGAAKGMENGFDKVFSGFATNSIFLWAQNTNIPYEGFPKGRQVHLNLPDIQMLKNKISEIDYISPQNARGSFTGTPGESMSRNGKNATYSLTGDYPIGNKISEKKLIFGRYLNDADISGNKNVVVIGEEVYKNFFDSKKNENPIGKSINVKGIFFNVIGVFRVKKGGGFENDQTVFIPLSTYTKMYNAGDNIDMFAIVSKPNANVNEVEEQVKLALKAKNKVSPEDTNAFGSFNLGKEFKKLTGFLTGMQLLTIIVGALTILAGVIAISNILLITVKERTKEIGIRRALGAKPSEVRNQILLESVVITLSSGILGFIFGIFVLIILNMATQGQDEFPFYNPTVNYANVFGAMAVMVILGLIIGMIPAQRAVKIRPIEALRSE
- a CDS encoding Fur family transcriptional regulator: MLKRNTKTKQLILDSLKNSKSAVSQDILLKELGDKVDRATIYRALNSFCDDGIAHKILSDDGKYYFAFCVNCSEKAHKHNHYHFRCLSCGKIECIPNEIEVKLPVGYQSVNFNGFISGYCANCS
- a CDS encoding DUF6428 family protein; its protein translation is MTLEQIKNILPSLENVEFQLENGQFVPEHFHVTEIGMVTKDFIDCGGTMRKEERVNFQLWDADDFEHRLKPGKLLRIITLSEEKLGIGNFEIEVEYQDTTIGKYNLDFNGKNFILKNKVTACLAQEACGIPQEKQKINLSELKSDKDSCCTPDSGCC
- a CDS encoding efflux RND transporter periplasmic adaptor subunit, producing MKKKFTWKKAIYIFLGLLFAVALFSGIGYLVKSNSKESEAFLTRKPTIQNMDDKVMATGKIVPKEEIEIKPNIAGIIDKILVDEGDKVTAGQLIATVRIIPSVSDVNNAQQEVQNSQLQISNSKMNVENMQKQFAMQERLFKQGVISKQEYLNSQQQLYTQQQNLKNANQQLVTAEKRLLIVKTGATPELQGFATTQIRSKAAGTVLEVPVKVGSQVIEANSFNAGTTICSIADLSALIFQGEIDEAQAGKLKQGMDMKIVIGALQNKTFPGTLTMIAPKGKDTNGTIKFPVEGDVQNPNNDYIRAGFSANGEIVLSSQKNALLLDESLVQYEKKNGKDVPFVEVKQANGTFKKVYVKLGASDGINVQVLSGIDKNSDVKVWNPSDKDKEELKEKKGKK
- a CDS encoding NAD(P)/FAD-dependent oxidoreductase translates to MKNFDVIIIGGSYSGLSAGMALGRSLRNVLIIDSGKPCNRQTPHTHNFLTQDGRTPKEISTIAREQVEKYDTIKFHDGVVLKTSKIDDNFEVETDQAEKFTAKKLIIATGIKDIQPNIPGFAECWGISVLHCPYCHGYEVKNETTGIFANGDIAFEFSKMILNWTKDLTLFTNGKSSLNEEQTQKLQEKSININETEIEEIIHKNGQIQKLIFKNGQEFLLKALYAKIPFQQNINISEDLGCEMTEQGFIKVDPFQKTNIYGLYACGDNVTMMRSVSNAIAQGNFAGAMVNKELVDEQF